In a single window of the Gossypium hirsutum isolate 1008001.06 chromosome A13, Gossypium_hirsutum_v2.1, whole genome shotgun sequence genome:
- the LOC107894922 gene encoding uncharacterized protein — MHEFSLKEQEAVGLSDLVICEIKNKDAAALSSDYEESKGEIKKNKKRKLMEVPSDSTNDFATVPVENQTFDYMAPEVGGFSPFSACLDQQPNPWTSAGVGGNLGVPDYNSHHLEEADEAGDGNLFFTFQELDSILNSDQS, encoded by the exons ATGCATGAGTTCTCTTTGAAAGAGCAAGAAGCTGTTGGTTTGAGTGATTTGGTTATCTGTGAGATTAAGAATAAGGATGCCGCTGCTCTGAGCTCGGATTACGAAGAAAGTAAAGGAGAAATCAAGAAGAACAAGAAACGTAAGTTGATGGAGGTGCCGTCGGATTCAACAAATGATTTTGCTACCGTGCCCGTGGAGAATCAGACATTTGATTATATGGCTCCAGAAGTAGGAGGCTTCTCACCCTTCTCTGCATGTTTAGACCAACAACCAAACCCTTGGACGTCGGCAGGTGTTGGTGGCAATCTTGGAGTGCCTGATTATAATTCTCACCATCTG GAAGAAGCTGATGAGGCTGGAGACGGCAATCTTTTCTTCACGTTCCAAGAACTGGACAGCATTTTGAACTCCGATCAGAGTTGA